In Ipomoea triloba cultivar NCNSP0323 chromosome 15, ASM357664v1, one genomic interval encodes:
- the LOC116005706 gene encoding putative receptor like protein 25, with product MSLQALNNLNLSRNNLSGTIPQTIGNLSKIESLDLSMNAFFGPIPQSLSSLNFLSYLNLSFNKLNGRIPTGHQLQTLDDPSIYLGNEGLCGVPLLKSCPGDDKPSFVNQPTETKLTNDDHEFLM from the coding sequence ATGAGTTTGCAAGCATTGAATAATCTAAATCTTTCTAGAAATAATTTGAGTGGGACTATCCCTCAGACAATTGGCAATCTGAGCAAAATTGAATCTCTTGATTTGTCAATGAATGCGTTCTTTGGTCCCATTCCTCAAAGCTTATCatctttgaattttttgagCTATCTGAATCTGTCATTTAACAAGTTAAATGGAAGAATACCAACGGGGCATCAACTCCAGACCCTCGATGATCCATCCATTTACCTTGGTAACGAAGGGCTTTGTGGTGTCCCACTTTTGAAGAGTTGCCCTGGTGATGATAAACCGTCATTTGTTAATCAACCTACAGAAACTAAATTAACCAATGATGATCATGAGTTTTTGATGTGA
- the LOC116005704 gene encoding uncharacterized protein LOC116005704 — translation MNRLLLLRRNATLQEATGKTDAKTQSRRNLHNSLPNARMGLHDDLLLNGVCSSGQALGGHKRSHFADSVSAIVSPEACSASTSTPMNLEKQGLSRTGGALIDLNLPALMEDYNDDGLSTITYV, via the exons ATGAATAGGCTGTTGTTGCTACGGCGCAACGCTACGCTGCAAGAAGCAACCGGGAAGACGGATGCAAAGACCCAGTCCCGTCGGAACCTCCATAATAGCCTTCCCAATGCTCGCATGGGTCTCCACGATGATCTTCTTCTGAACGG AGTGTGTTCTTCAGGGCAAGCCTTGGGTGGACACAAAAGATCACATTTTGCAGATTCTGTGTCAGCAATTGTTAGCCCAGAAGCCTGTTCTGCTTCCACTTCTACCCCCATGAATCTTGAGAAACAAGGGCTATCAAGAACTGGAGGTGCTTTAATAGATCTCAACCTTCCTGCTCTAATGGAAGATTATAATGATGATGGTCTCAGTACTATTACTTATGTTTAG
- the LOC116005705 gene encoding receptor-like protein EIX2, giving the protein MKHTKHNIMLVLIFLVLISKFGYCYSNDAASCIEGERIALLQFKESLIDTSNRLSSWNGLDCYEWEGISCNSTTGHVLKLDLHNPATLTPNDIDYYYDGLPSNYSNNCLGGEINHSLINLTHLNYLDLSFNNFSKIRIPVFFGSFKNLRYLNLTSSGFVGNIPTHLGNLSSLECLHFGQASVDDLTANDLATNNLDWLTSLSSLKSLDMSAVFIRPSENVFGTINKLVSLSFLNLYSCQLNITNPPSLVNSTSLISLNLGENAWDAMTLLWLSNLTRLENLNLHDNLNFAYSFNSSLLIPFCEHLNLISIDLFSSRFQGPIPHCLGNLTSLTFLNLAINKFEGSIPKSISRLCRLQTLDLYINELSGLLTDFLGAPSECLSYSLEMLSLDGNHFTGQLPNQLYKYKNLNTLSLNSNSLSGPIADSLGNLSMLSWLDISYNKFSGSIPTSLGQLSNLHTLYIDHNSFQGILSELHFSELINLKRLGISENSLFLDVSSNWDPPFQLKEIVLDSIKVGPHFPQWLRTQTKVFSLFMSNASISDAIPDWFGNLFWTCSAIDLSKNDIRGELSMSVEGFMNEFKQGCLWIYLSDNHLTGEIPKWLCNLKHLQMLDISSNKLSGEIPSCFGKLQELGYLELGNNNLFGHIPNSLGSLSQLFSLHLQNNKFEGELPSSLQNLGSLITLDLSENGLMDVIPPWIGENLRSLRFLNFQKNKFFGDIPFQLCYLNALQLLNLANNNISGSIPQCFNNFTAMVNDSILDIHGVAFEENIQESIKGLELEYTRNLKFL; this is encoded by the coding sequence ATGAAACATACCAAACATAATATTATGCTAGTGCTTATTTTTCTGGTGCTCATTTCCAAATTTGGGTATTGTTACTCAAATGATGCTGCTAGTTGCATTGAAGGGGAACGAATTGCTCTTCTCCAATTCAAGGAAAGCTTAATTGATACATCAAATCGTCTCTCTTCATGGAACGGTCTTGATTGTTATGAATGGGAGGGAATTTCTTGTAATTCAACAACTGGTCATGTCTTAAAGCTTGATTTGCATAACCCAGCTACACTTACACCTAATGATATTGACTACTATTATGATGGTTTGCCATCAAACTATAGCAACAACTGCTTGGGAGGTGAGATCAATCATTCTCTTATCAACTTAACACATTTGAATTACCTTGATCTAAGCTTCAACAATTTTTCTAAGATCCGAATTCCTGTATTTTTCGGATCTTTCAAAAACTTGAGGTATCTTAACCTCACAAGCTCTGGTTTTGTGGGAAATATTCCCACCCATCTTGGAAATCTTTCAAGCTTAGAGTGTCTCCACTTTGGACAGGCTTCGGTTGATGACTTGACTGCAAATGACTTGGCTACAAATAACTTAGATTGGTTGACCAGCCTTTCTTCACTAAAAAGCCTTGACATGTCTGCAGTTTTCATTCGGCCAAGTGAAAATGTGTTTGGCACAATCAATAAACTTGTATCTCTCTCTTTTTTAAACTTGTATTCCTGTCAGCTTAACATTACCAATCCTCCTTCACTTGTTAATTCCACTTCTCTCATCTCCCTGAATCTCGGTGAGAATGCATGGGATGCCATGACCCTTCTATGGTTATCTAATCTCACAAGACTTGAGAATCTCAATCTACATGATAATCTAAATTTCGCTTATAGCTTCAATTCTTCACTGTTAATTCCATTTTGTGAGCACCTGAATTTAATTTCTATAGATCTCTTTTCCAGTAGATTTCAAGGTCCAATTCCCCATTGTCTTGGAAATTTGACTTCTTTAACCTTTCTTAACTTAGCAATCAATAAGTTTGAGGGTTCAATTCCAAAGAGCATAAGTCGTCTTTGTAGATTGCAAACTCtagatttatatattaatgaactAAGCGGGTTGTTGACGGATTTCTTAGGAGCTCCATCTGAGTGCCTTTCATATAGTTTGGAAATGTTATCCTTAGATGGCAACCATTTTACTGGTCAACTACCAAATCAGTTATACaagtataaaaatttgaataccCTTTCTCTCAATTCAAATTCCCTCTCTGGTCCCATAGCAGATTCACTTGGAAATTTGTCAATGTTGTCTTGGTTAGATATTAGTTACAACAAGTTCAGTGGTAGCATTCCCACAAGTCTTGGACAGCTTTCAAACCTTCACACTTTATATATAGACCATAATTCCTTCCAGGGCATTCTCTCTGAATTACATTTTTCAGAACTTATCAATCTGAAAAGATTAGGAATATCTGAAAATTCATTATTTCTTGATGTAAGCTCCAACTGGGATCCTCCTTTTCAATTGAAAGAGATTGTACTGGATTCAATCAAAGTTGGCCCTCACTTCCCACAATGGCTTCGTACCCAAACAAAAGTTTTTTCCCTATTCATGTCCAATGCAAGCATCTCAGATGCTATCCCTGATTGGTTTGGAAATTTATTCTGGACTTGCAGTGCAATAGATCTctctaaaaatgatattagagGAGAACTCTCCATGAGTGTTGAAGGTTTCATGAATGAATTCAAGCAAGGTTGTCTATGGATCTATCTTTCAGACAATCATTTGACTGGTGAAATTCCAAAGTGGTTATGCAATTTAAAACATTTACAGATGCTTGATATTTCTTCAAATAAATTGTCTGGAGAAATACCTTCGTGCTTTGGAAAATTACAAGAGTTGGGATATTTAGAATTGGGGAATAACAATTTATTTGGTCACATTCCAAATTCATTGGGATCTCTCAGTCAGCTCTTCTCTCTGCACTTGCAGAACAACAAATTTGAAGGGGAACTCCCTTCAAGCTTGCAAAATTTAGGAAGCTTGATCACCTTGGATTTAAGTGAAAATGGATTAATGGATGTTATTCCCCCTTGGATAGGAGAAAACCTACGAAGTCTGAGGTTTCTTAATTTTcagaaaaataaattctttGGAGATATTCCATTTCAATTGTGTTATCTGAATGCTCTTCAGTTGTTGAACTTGGCAAATAACAATATATCTGGGTCTATCCCTCAGTGTTTCAACAACTTCACTGCAATGGTTAATGACTCAATACTTGATATCCACGGTGTCGCTTTTGAGGAAAACATTCAAGAATCTATAAAAGGATTGGAATTGGAATATACTAGAAACCTTAAATTTCTTTAA
- the LOC116005708 gene encoding receptor-like protein EIX2, which yields MSLHALENLNISRNNLCGTIPRTIGDLSKIESLDLSRNELSGPIPPSLSSLNFLSHLNLSFNNLYGMIPTGRQLQTLNDPSIYMGNAGLCGAPLPKDCPGDVPSFANQSTKTSSDDDHEFFMWFYAGLGPGFFVGFIGVLSTLLFARSWSYAYFKFLEMAYNKILYYIH from the coding sequence ATGAGTTTGCATGCATTGGAGAACTTGAATATTTCTAGAAATAATCTATGTGGAACAATCCCTAGGACTATTGGGGATTTGAGCAAAATTGAATCACTTGATTTATCTAGAAATGAGCTCTCTGGTCCCATTCCACCAAGCTTGTCatctttgaattttttgagCCACTTGAACTTATCATTCAACAATTTATATGGAATGATACCAACAGGAAGGCAACTTCAAACACTCAATGATCCATCCATTTACATGGGCAATGCGGGGCTTTGTGGTGCCCCACTTCCAAAGGATTGTCCAGGTGATGTACCATCTTTTGCTAATCAATCTACAAAAACCAGTAGTGATGATGACCATGAATTTTTCATGTGGTTCTATGCTGGTTTGGGGCCTGGTTTCTTTGTTGGATTCATTGGAGTATTAAGCACTCTACTGTTTGCAAGATCTTGGAGCTATGCTTACTTCAAATTTTTAGAGATGGCTTACAACAAAATACTCTATTATATTCATTAA
- the LOC116006152 gene encoding long chain base biosynthesis protein 2a-like, with the protein MGYVTNSAILPVLIRKGGLIISDSLNHNSIANGARGSGATIRVFQHNTPSHLENVLREQIGEGQPRTHRPWKKIIVVGRKQSSAGLNYYM; encoded by the exons ATGGGCTATGTAACAAACTCAGCAATTCTTCCTGTCTTGATTCGAAAG GGTGGCTTGATTATCAGTGATTCTCTAAACCACAACTCTATTGCTAATGGTGCTCGAGGCTCTGGAGCTACTATTCGTGTCTTCCAACATAACA CACCCTCCCATTTGGAGAATGTTTTGAGAGAACAAATTGGTGAAGGACAACCCAGAACACATAGGCCTTGGAAGAAGATAATTGTTGTTGGAAGAAAACAGAGTTCAGCTGGACTGAATTATTATATGTGA
- the LOC116005707 gene encoding receptor-like protein EIX1, whose amino-acid sequence MNTDAALDANHNVMGLGWVLRDHLGVFLAAKAIRISGNYSVQEAEAMCVREAMSWLHGTGMGNVDVETDSQLVYYALSLNPFISAFGFLIDDVREVASTIEGVDFCFVNRSANRAAHIIAREAVSLSGCGEWCVEGERIALLQFKESLIDTSNRLSSWSGLDCCEWEGISCSTTTGHVLKLDLHNPATPPYVIDNYSYGLPSNYSNNCLGGEINHSLINITYLNYLDLSLNNFSKIRIPEFFGSFKNLRYLNISSSGFVGNIPTHLGNLSSLEYLHLGEALVGVPSYNDLTTDNLDWLASLSSLKSLDMSWISIRHSEDWLRTINKLVSLSSLNLTGCQLNTTSPLSHVNSTSLISLDLRENSLDSAIFLSNLTRLEHLNLGFNSLNSSMLEIFEPLAPLKVLDLFRNAFTGTLVPLCKLHNLVFMDLNSNNFQGSIPNCLGNLTSLTSLDLRYNWFTSSIPNSLGNLTSLISLSLSANSFTGSIPNSLGNLTSLTSLSLSGNSFTGSIPNSLGNLTSLTSLDLSENIFTGSIPNTIGSLCRLQVLDFSMNKLTDSIAVLPDCLLDSLKELFLDSNNFSGQLPNQLYKYKNLEILSVSSNSFAGPIIESLGNLSMLRNLYIDSNKFSSSIPSSFGELSNLRAVDISYNSFVGVLSEFHFSKLSNLKDLYISGNLFVFNISSNWVPPFQLDEIAMESVKIGPHFPHWLRTQRNVETLFMSNASISSAIPDWFGKFFWNCDALDLHENHLSGELPLEPHVEGYMKAKIRYLSLSTNYLSGGIPKWLCSLKYLEILALSTNKLYGEIPSCLGKLQSLKVLDLGKNNLSGLIPNSLGSLQELYSLHLQNNKLEGKLPSSMQNLTSLEILDLSENEFMDVIPPWIGKNLLSLKYLVFYTNKFYGDIPLQLCQLHDLRLLNLANNNISGYIPWCIGNLTGMVSNGNPAYYGNRSAYGDNYDDEIDQVIKGLTLQYTKTLQFLRSIDLLGITLSERSQLR is encoded by the exons ATGAATACGGACGCTGCATTGGATGCTAATCATAATGTAATGGGCTTAGGCTGGGTTCTTCGAGATCACCTTGGTGTGTTTTTAGCTGCTAAGGCCATTCGTATAAGTGGTAATTACAGTGTCCAGGAGGCTGAGGCTATGTGTGTTCGTGAAGCGATGAGTTGGTTGCACGGAACCGGGATGGGTAACGTAGATGTTGAAACTGATAGTCAACTCGTGTATTATGCTTTATCTTTGAATCCTTTTATTTCTGCTTTTGGTTTTCTTATTGACGATGTTAGAGAAGTTGCATCTACGATTGAGGGTGTAGACTTCTGTTTTGTTAAtcgatctgcgaatcgtgctgCCCACATTATTGCTCGGGAGGCCGTTTCtttgtcaggttgcggggagtg GTGCGTTGAAGGAGAACGAATTGCTCTTCTCCAATTCAAGGAAAGCTTAATTGATACATCAAACCGTCTCTCTTCATGGAGCGGTCTTGATTGTTGTGAATGGGAGGGAATTTCTTGTAGCACAACAACTGGCCATGTCCTAAAGCTTGATTTGCACAACCCAGCTACACCTCCTTATGTTATTGACAACTATAGCTATGGTTTGCCATCAAACTATAGCAACAACTGCTTGGGAGGTGAGATCAATCATTCTCTTATCAACATAACATATTTGAATTACCTTGATCTAagcctcaacaatttttctaagATTCGAATTCCTGAATTTTTCGGATCTTTCAAAAACTTGAGGTATCTTAACATCTCAAGCTCTGGTTTTGTGGGAAATATTCCCACTCATCTTGGAAATCTTTCAAGCTTAGAGTATCTCCACCTTGGAGAGGCTTTGGTTGGAGTTCCATCTTATAATGATTTGACTACGGATAACTTGGACTGGTTGGCTAGCCTTTCTTCCCTAAAAAGCCTTGACATGTCTTGGATTTCAATTCGGCATAGTGAAGATTGGTTACGCACTATCAACAAGCTTGTGTCTTTATCTTCTTTAAACTTGACTGGTTGTCAGCTCAACACAACTAGTCCTCTTTCACATGTTAACTCCACCTCTCTCATCTCCCTTGATCTCAGAGAAAATAGTTTGGATTCTGCAATCTTTCTGTCTAATCTCACAAGACTAGAGCATTTGAATCTAGGCTTCAACTCTCTTAATTCTAGCATGCTAGAAATCTTTGAGCCCTTAGCCCCTCTAAAGGTCCTTGACCTTTTTAGAAATGCCTTTACAGGCACACTGGTTCCGTTGTGTAAGTTGCACAATTTGGTTTTCATGGATCTTAATTCTAACAATTTTCAAGGTTCAATCCCCAATTGTCTTGGAAACTTGACTTCTTTAACCTCTCTTGATTTAAGGTATAATTGGTTTACAAGTTCGATTCCCAATTCTCTTGGAAACTTGACTTCTTTAATCTCTCTTAGTTTAAGTGCTAATAGCTTTACAGGTTCAATTCCCAATTCTCTTGGAAACTTGACTTCTTTAACCTCTCTTAGTTTAAGTGGTAATAGCTTTACGGGTTCAATTCCCAATTCTCTTGGAAACTTGACTTCTTTAACCTCTCTTGATTTGAGTGAGAATATCTTCACTGGTTCAATTCCAAATACCATTGGTAGTCTTTGTAGATTGCAAGTGCTTGATTTCTCGATGAATAAATTGACAGACTCCATTGCAGTTCTTCCTGATTGCCTATTAGATAGTTTGAAAGAATTGTTCTTAGATTCTAACAATTTCAGTGGTCAACTTCCAAACCAGTTGTACAAGTATAAGAATCTGGAAATCCTTTCTGTGTCTTCAAACTCCTTCGCTGGTCCAATAATTGAGTCACTTGGAAATTTGTCAATGTTGAGAAACTTGTATATTGATAGCAATAAGTTTAGCAGTAGCATTCCCTCAAGTTTTGGAGAACTTTCAAATCTTAGAGCAGTAGATATATCTTATAATTCATTTGTAGGTGTCCTCTCAGAATTTCACTTTTCAAAACTTAGTAATCTTAAAGATTTGTACATATCtggaaatttatttgttttcaatATAAGCTCCAACTGGGTTCCACCTTTTCAACTCGACGAAATTGCAATGGAATCCGTGAAAATTGGTCCTCACTTTCCTCATTGGCTTCGTACTCAAAGAAATGTTGAAACTCTATTTATGTCTAATGCAAGCATCTCAAGTGCTATCCCTGATTGGTTTGGAAAATTTTTCTGGAATTGCGATGCATTAGATCTCCATGAAAATCATTTAAGTGGAGAGCTTCCCTTGGAACCCCATGTTGAAGGTTACATGAAGGCAAAGATTCGTTATCTTTCTCTTTCAACGAATTATTTGAGTGGTGGTATCCCCAAATGGCTATGcagtttaaaatatttagagATTCTTGCTCTATCTACAAATAAGTTATATGGAGAAATACCTTCATGCTTAGGAAAActacaaagtttgaaagttCTTGATTTGGGGAAGAACAATCTAAGTGGCCTCATTCCAAATTCACTGGGATCTCTACAAGAGCTATATTCTTTGCACTTGCAGAACAACAAACTTGAAGGAAAACTCCCCTCAAGCATGCAGAATTTAACAAGCTTGGAAATCTTGGATTTGAGTGAAAATGAATTTATGGATGTTATCCCTCCCTGGATTGGGAAAAATTTATTGAGTTTGAAATATCTTGTATTTTATACAAATAAGTTCTATGGGGATATTCCATTGCAATTGTGCCAACTGCATGATCTTCGATTGTTGAATTTGGCAAATAATAACATATCTGGATACATCCCATGGTGTATTGGCAACCTGACTGGAATGGTTTCTAATGGCAACCCAGCATACTATGGGAATCGTTCTGCTTATGGAGACAATTACGATGATGAAATTGATCAAGTCATAAAAGGATTAACATTGCAATACACTAAAACCCTTCAATTCTTAAGATCTATAGACCTTTTAGGAATCACATTGTCGGAAAGATCCCAATTGAGATAA